The Methanolacinia petrolearia DSM 11571 genome has a segment encoding these proteins:
- a CDS encoding carboxymuconolactone decarboxylase family protein has translation MEKFVRDKINQGIVDRRELHSRFLENCSTYGSFTELEKKAFEDGALSRKHKELMALSISIVTKCEPCIEWHVQQAHLAGASEKEIFETIDVAIEMGGGPAAAYSRFALNALDFHKEGK, from the coding sequence ATGGAAAAATTCGTCAGGGACAAGATCAACCAGGGTATAGTCGACAGGAGAGAACTTCATTCCCGTTTTTTGGAAAATTGCAGCACTTACGGGTCTTTCACCGAACTGGAAAAGAAGGCGTTCGAAGACGGAGCTCTTTCACGGAAGCACAAGGAGCTCATGGCACTGTCGATATCCATCGTTACAAAATGCGAGCCCTGCATTGAATGGCATGTTCAGCAGGCCCATCTGGCGGGTGCGTCCGAAAAGGAGATCTTCGAGACAATCGATGTCGCAATCGAGATGGGAGGAGGTCCGGCTGCTGCATACTCCCGGTTTGCACTGAATGCCCTGGACTTTCACAAAGAAGGGAAATGA
- a CDS encoding DUF3467 domain-containing protein, translated as MEKREITVNLPPDLDPVYSNRIQVAYKDDEFTFVFLHEIPGTNQARAKSVVSISPKHAKNFSQVLSKTIVDYEAKFGEISAHADSKDEAQNNVTIHGYS; from the coding sequence ATGGAAAAGCGCGAAATTACAGTCAATCTTCCGCCTGATCTCGATCCGGTCTACTCGAACAGGATCCAGGTGGCATATAAGGACGATGAGTTCACCTTCGTCTTCCTTCACGAGATCCCGGGAACGAACCAGGCGCGTGCGAAGTCCGTCGTATCGATCAGCCCGAAGCATGCGAAGAACTTCTCGCAGGTCCTTTCTAAGACGATCGTGGATTACGAGGCAAAGTTCGGCGAGATCTCCGCCCATGCGGACTCGAAGGACGAGGCCCAAAACAACGTAACGATCCACGGCTACTCGTAA
- a CDS encoding CRISPR-associated protein Cas4: MDFVTISGIVSCHFCPVRYYLEKSREYGSEKPEYTISKQISYRLGRELCEDEIWDEILIVNPDIGDDSYPLFQEWLDKCRNSEWPLPAETDVPVRSNKLGIIGKIDCLYEEEPRIGIVRASLAQETGIYKSDRIRSAMAAICAGETFGYDIGDVALLYVPDGKMKICRPSASDRRAGLRALSAAKKIDRGYIPEKKNTDRCDYCYLKDYCDSEPKKLSDLL; the protein is encoded by the coding sequence ATGGATTTCGTAACTATATCGGGGATTGTCTCGTGCCATTTCTGCCCGGTAAGATACTATCTTGAAAAGAGCCGCGAGTATGGATCCGAGAAGCCCGAATACACCATCTCGAAGCAGATCTCGTACAGGCTCGGGAGGGAGCTGTGCGAAGACGAAATCTGGGACGAGATCCTGATTGTCAACCCGGATATCGGTGACGACAGCTATCCGCTCTTCCAGGAATGGCTCGATAAATGCAGGAATTCGGAATGGCCGCTCCCAGCCGAAACCGACGTTCCGGTAAGATCGAACAAACTCGGGATAATAGGAAAGATCGACTGCCTCTACGAAGAAGAACCGAGGATCGGGATCGTCAGGGCGTCCCTGGCCCAGGAGACAGGGATCTACAAATCCGACCGGATACGCTCGGCGATGGCAGCGATCTGCGCAGGAGAAACATTCGGGTATGACATCGGAGATGTCGCCCTGCTCTATGTCCCGGACGGAAAGATGAAGATTTGCCGCCCGTCGGCATCCGACAGGAGAGCGGGGCTTAGAGCGTTATCGGCTGCAAAAAAGATAGACAGGGGATACATCCCGGAGAAGAAAAACACTGACAGGTGCGATTACTGCTACCTGAAAGACTATTGCGATTCCGAACCCAAAAAGCTCTCGGACCTCCTTTAA
- a CDS encoding DUF5612 domain-containing protein has product MDDSVIHAISILSDNSKGVLRDVSDIMASNEANIVMAQASVLQGGPSMGRSFLYFEYEEINETGKLLEELRSLPCVHEVRTYQPLSRIYGKRIIILGGGAQVAQVAMGAVNEADRHNIRGERISVDTIPLVGEMTLADSIDAVCRLPRVSVLVLAGSLMGGEVSRAVERVKEFGIPVISLNMAGSVPQHADLVVTDPIQAGVFAVMQASDLAVFNIDRVRGRVF; this is encoded by the coding sequence ATGGATGATTCAGTAATTCACGCTATAAGCATCCTGAGCGACAACTCAAAAGGCGTATTACGGGATGTTTCAGATATTATGGCTTCGAACGAAGCAAATATCGTCATGGCCCAGGCTTCCGTCCTCCAGGGCGGCCCGAGCATGGGAAGATCTTTTCTCTACTTCGAATACGAAGAGATAAACGAAACGGGAAAACTACTTGAGGAACTGAGAAGTCTCCCGTGCGTCCATGAGGTGAGGACATATCAGCCGTTATCCAGAATATACGGAAAAAGAATCATAATACTCGGCGGCGGAGCACAGGTCGCACAGGTCGCGATGGGTGCAGTCAACGAAGCGGACCGCCACAATATCAGGGGGGAAAGGATCTCCGTAGACACGATCCCCCTCGTAGGCGAGATGACCCTTGCCGATTCCATCGATGCCGTGTGCAGACTCCCGAGAGTCTCCGTTCTCGTCCTTGCAGGCTCACTTATGGGCGGCGAAGTCTCCCGTGCTGTAGAGCGTGTAAAGGAGTTCGGAATACCGGTAATCTCGCTCAATATGGCAGGAAGCGTACCGCAGCATGCGGATCTCGTCGTAACCGACCCGATCCAGGCAGGAGTATTCGCGGTTATGCAGGCGAGCGATCTCGCCGTCTTCAATATCGACAGGGTAAGGGGGCGTGTATTCTGA
- a CDS encoding L-threonylcarbamoyladenylate synthase, whose product MDEAVRVLRRDGIIVYPTETVYGLGCDALSDEAVSRLYEAKCRPLSKPVSIAVSDMEMLHAVAIIDEAEEKFIKRFLPGPVTVIVRAKKCIPPVLTGGTGLIGIRMPDNDIAIEIIEKFGSPITSTSANLSGDISPVTVSQVNVIYDHIIDSGTLPGNPSTVVDLVNRKIVRAGAQIEEVASFIAEMD is encoded by the coding sequence ATAGATGAAGCGGTACGGGTTCTCAGGAGAGACGGGATAATCGTATATCCCACGGAGACGGTTTACGGGCTCGGGTGCGACGCCCTTTCGGATGAAGCCGTCAGCCGTCTCTATGAGGCTAAATGCCGCCCTCTCTCAAAACCAGTCTCGATTGCAGTATCCGATATGGAGATGCTCCATGCAGTGGCAATAATCGATGAAGCGGAAGAAAAATTCATAAAACGATTCCTTCCCGGCCCTGTCACTGTTATAGTTCGTGCGAAAAAATGCATCCCTCCCGTCCTTACAGGAGGGACCGGCCTAATCGGAATCAGGATGCCGGACAACGATATCGCAATAGAAATCATAGAAAAATTCGGATCGCCCATTACATCCACGAGTGCAAACCTGTCTGGAGACATCAGCCCGGTCACGGTAAGCCAGGTGAATGTAATATACGATCACATCATCGACTCCGGAACACTCCCCGGAAACCCGAGCACGGTCGTGGATCTCGTAAACAGGAAGATAGTACGTGCCGGAGCCCAGATCGAGGAAGTGGCCTCTTTTATCGCTGAAATGGATTGA
- a CDS encoding DNA polymerase subunit beta, with protein MKQIRLRDFIEDRDGCIYAVSAYDNDKAVGCILRYVPDENGSRQSPDGTRYTKYDFEEAFDYIRKNKPEYLDTVHRVPLGDIKKVHKPEEKIQSICQRDKRVDKLVSLFDVPPGNTGCTGSLLVGLENETSDIDMVVYGDHWFTAQKNLMNAVERGGMKPLSEELWKKVYNKRVPEIDYETFVLHEKRKWNRGEIDGTYFDLLYTRDYGDLNRVNISKGDVLGKKTIEAEVTDSSLIFDSPAIYSIDHDEISKVLSFTHTYSGQAVSGEIIEACGYVEDHGNEKWLVIGSTREAKGEYIISKTLIENSG; from the coding sequence ATGAAACAGATCAGACTGAGAGATTTTATCGAAGACCGGGATGGCTGCATCTACGCCGTTTCGGCCTACGATAACGACAAAGCCGTAGGCTGCATCCTTAGATACGTACCCGACGAAAACGGCAGCAGGCAGTCTCCCGACGGAACCAGGTATACGAAATACGATTTTGAGGAGGCCTTCGATTATATCAGGAAGAACAAACCCGAATATCTCGATACAGTTCATCGCGTCCCGCTCGGGGATATAAAAAAGGTGCACAAACCCGAGGAGAAGATCCAGAGCATCTGCCAAAGGGATAAAAGAGTGGATAAACTCGTATCCCTCTTCGATGTTCCGCCCGGAAATACAGGATGCACCGGCTCTCTTCTTGTGGGGCTTGAAAACGAGACCTCTGATATCGACATGGTCGTGTACGGGGATCACTGGTTTACCGCACAAAAAAACCTCATGAACGCCGTAGAAAGAGGCGGGATGAAACCGCTGTCTGAAGAACTCTGGAAGAAGGTCTACAACAAGCGGGTTCCCGAGATCGATTACGAGACATTCGTCCTGCATGAAAAGAGGAAATGGAACAGGGGAGAGATCGACGGAACATACTTCGATCTTCTCTACACGAGAGATTACGGCGATCTGAACAGGGTCAATATATCTAAAGGCGATGTCCTCGGTAAGAAGACGATCGAAGCCGAAGTCACCGATTCATCCCTGATATTCGACAGTCCGGCGATCTATTCGATCGATCACGACGAGATCTCCAAAGTCCTGTCGTTCACTCATACATACAGCGGGCAGGCGGTTTCCGGAGAGATCATCGAGGCATGCGGATACGTCGAGGATCACGGAAATGAAAAGTGGCTCGTGATCGGATCTACACGCGAGGCAAAGGGCGAGTATATAATATCGAAGACTCTTATCGAAAATTCAGGATAG
- a CDS encoding peroxiredoxin translates to MDLIAVGETAPPFCLPDSWHSEVCIEAFRGRWVILYFYPKDNTTGCTLEAQTFSAEMSDFRGMNTIVIGISPDSCESHEKFMKKHSLDLILLSDETHVVLEKYGVWQKKKLYGREYFGVDRTTYLINPEGVIVEVWPKVKVKGHAEEVKAKVVSLAGNNPE, encoded by the coding sequence ATGGATCTGATAGCTGTAGGAGAGACCGCACCACCGTTCTGCCTCCCTGATTCCTGGCATTCGGAGGTTTGTATCGAAGCGTTCAGGGGAAGGTGGGTTATTCTTTATTTTTACCCGAAGGACAACACAACCGGCTGCACGCTTGAGGCACAGACATTTTCGGCTGAGATGAGCGATTTCAGGGGGATGAATACGATTGTAATCGGGATCAGCCCTGATTCATGTGAAAGCCATGAAAAATTCATGAAGAAGCATTCCCTCGATCTCATCCTGCTGTCAGACGAGACTCATGTTGTCCTGGAAAAATACGGTGTCTGGCAGAAGAAGAAACTATACGGGAGGGAATACTTCGGTGTAGACAGGACGACATACCTGATAAATCCCGAGGGCGTAATCGTTGAGGTCTGGCCGAAGGTGAAGGTCAAAGGCCACGCGGAAGAGGTAAAGGCGAAGGTCGTTTCACTGGCGGGAAACAATCCGGAATAA
- a CDS encoding ABC transporter ATP-binding protein, protein MPVIKTEKIAKEYGDLKAVDGVSLEVEKGSLFGLLGPNGSGKTTMIRMLTGQIKPSSGSAEVLGTDPAKEGIKVRELVGIIPEQETPPSFLTAGEYLSFVAKIRKIEGTELEEKSDWWFDYLDFADKKDVLCKDLSRGTRQKLMFAQAFLHEPEVALIDEPLINLDPVMQRKVKEFLKDYAASGNTIFLSTHILEIAEEICTEFAILHKGKLLHTGKTDELKEKGVHLDDFFMELVERS, encoded by the coding sequence ATGCCGGTAATAAAAACTGAAAAGATCGCAAAGGAATACGGAGATTTAAAGGCCGTCGACGGGGTCAGCCTGGAAGTCGAAAAGGGCAGTCTTTTCGGACTCCTGGGGCCGAACGGCTCGGGGAAGACAACCATGATCAGGATGCTCACCGGCCAGATCAAACCTTCATCGGGTTCTGCCGAGGTTCTCGGCACCGATCCGGCAAAGGAAGGCATAAAGGTCAGGGAGCTCGTAGGAATTATTCCGGAACAGGAGACACCTCCGAGTTTTCTCACAGCCGGCGAATACCTGTCGTTTGTAGCAAAGATCAGAAAGATCGAAGGAACTGAACTTGAAGAAAAATCGGACTGGTGGTTCGACTATCTCGACTTCGCAGATAAAAAAGATGTCCTCTGCAAAGACCTGTCACGCGGGACAAGACAGAAGCTTATGTTTGCACAGGCTTTCCTTCACGAACCCGAAGTCGCACTGATCGACGAACCGCTGATAAACCTCGACCCGGTTATGCAGAGGAAAGTGAAGGAGTTCCTGAAAGATTATGCCGCTTCGGGCAACACGATCTTTCTCTCAACGCACATCCTCGAGATCGCAGAGGAGATCTGCACCGAATTTGCAATACTACACAAGGGGAAACTCCTTCACACGGGAAAAACGGACGAACTGAAAGAAAAAGGCGTCCATCTCGACGATTTCTTCATGGAACTCGTGGAGCGGAGCTGA
- a CDS encoding type IV pilin N-terminal domain-containing protein yields the protein MKDIKQSNESAVSPVVGVMMMLVVTIILAAVVSAFASGVAGDTSAAPQAAILATGIVFDGAYDSNSADRYGQGIARPTAVDGKMTDVYVVFEHKGGDSINLNNIDMELSSMSKSDEKSLVSNSYTPYEGGNSYIGSIGDKGNIAGFSGNWGTYMETYPDHGTVVNPGDRFVLHADFVTSMYDDETHKYTNSLCWMNNDAVYQFWIDAGDVLTYDIIDKNSGKVITSGDIQVPLFTISNS from the coding sequence ATGAAGGACATAAAACAATCAAATGAAAGTGCAGTCTCGCCTGTTGTGGGTGTTATGATGATGCTTGTCGTTACAATCATCCTTGCCGCTGTTGTTTCGGCATTCGCGTCAGGAGTTGCCGGTGATACCTCCGCAGCTCCCCAGGCAGCGATCCTTGCCACGGGGATAGTGTTCGATGGTGCCTATGACTCAAATTCGGCTGATCGTTATGGACAAGGTATAGCCAGGCCGACGGCAGTAGATGGCAAAATGACGGATGTCTATGTGGTCTTCGAGCACAAGGGCGGTGATTCGATCAACCTGAATAATATCGATATGGAGCTTAGCTCAATGTCGAAGAGCGACGAGAAGTCTCTCGTGTCGAATTCGTATACGCCTTATGAAGGCGGTAACAGCTATATCGGGTCGATCGGTGATAAAGGTAATATCGCTGGATTTTCCGGGAACTGGGGTACTTATATGGAGACATATCCGGATCACGGTACCGTGGTGAACCCGGGCGACAGGTTTGTATTACACGCCGATTTCGTAACTAGCATGTATGATGATGAGACTCATAAATATACAAATTCACTTTGCTGGATGAACAATGACGCGGTCTACCAGTTTTGGATCGATGCAGGCGACGTCCTGACGTACGATATCATCGATAAGAACTCGGGGAAGGTAATTACTTCCGGAGATATCCAGGTACCCTTGTTCACTATTTCAAACAGTTAA
- a CDS encoding type IV pilin N-terminal domain-containing protein, which yields MKKGIVVEKYGAVSPVVGVMLMLVVTIILAAVVSAFASGVTGDTQVAPQASLRISTGGDIASGEYDISIEHLSGDPIPTKDVEIITWLTLPNSTVVKHVQAADSPYALLSSSSLAGHPSYSRVPHVYDQQKYGYPCKSTENVTVPYTGYVIGGINETGDSPAWFGVVTWMPGDIARTYMAYGAAELLGLVPAGEEFPGDASTYDDAVDVLEDCVSSNAQLEVKILHVPSGKYILDETVALQG from the coding sequence ATGAAGAAAGGAATTGTTGTTGAAAAATATGGTGCTGTTTCTCCGGTTGTGGGAGTAATGCTGATGCTCGTCGTCACAATTATTCTAGCAGCAGTTGTTTCAGCCTTTGCCTCGGGTGTCACCGGTGATACGCAGGTGGCACCGCAGGCGAGTTTAAGGATCAGTACCGGCGGAGATATAGCCAGTGGTGAATATGACATCAGTATAGAGCATCTCAGTGGAGATCCCATTCCCACGAAGGATGTTGAGATTATAACGTGGCTTACGTTGCCCAACAGCACGGTTGTGAAGCATGTACAAGCCGCGGACTCACCTTATGCCCTCCTGAGTTCTTCTTCTCTTGCGGGACACCCCTCGTATTCACGTGTGCCTCATGTATACGACCAGCAGAAGTACGGCTATCCGTGTAAATCGACGGAAAATGTAACTGTTCCCTATACCGGTTATGTAATCGGGGGAATCAATGAAACCGGCGATTCGCCTGCATGGTTCGGGGTAGTTACATGGATGCCGGGAGATATCGCGAGGACATACATGGCCTACGGTGCCGCCGAACTGCTCGGGCTTGTCCCGGCGGGAGAAGAATTCCCGGGCGATGCAAGCACATATGATGATGCCGTGGATGTTTTGGAAGACTGCGTGTCCTCGAACGCCCAGCTCGAAGTCAAGATCCTGCACGTCCCGAGTGGTAAGTATATTCTGGACGAAACAGTGGCATTACAGGGGTGA
- a CDS encoding metal ABC transporter substrate-binding protein, producing MKSLGFFFSICAIAVLVLCCPAVCALNVVSTTSVLWDPVTQIGGDRVDAIYVADPTICPHLQGDIINNRIQMNRDFIATADLFVGHNSSVDSQYVIPPLNEFMEANDYGTINWVFLSDPNMSWNTPDDAVLLADEVKGWLIAADPGNETYYEGNYAEYIDSINLADLSDEEAGAIGGQDVIVMIWQKKPAEQWLGLNIVDFYAPDFYMNGNYTAAKLVDRIQADPEKYANVKYVIENMQSGELAKGVEEALNDLGIDAERVIFTNFPKSLDGVDTIPDVLEYNKGLVMPGGAIEGSVDAEEEKVTGKTGAATGTSTVAKTASTTSAPTQASPLSPVLVISGLLCGLIFFFKK from the coding sequence ATGAAAAGTTTAGGTTTTTTCTTTTCGATCTGTGCAATCGCGGTTCTGGTTCTCTGCTGTCCCGCGGTCTGCGCACTGAATGTCGTTTCGACGACAAGTGTACTTTGGGATCCTGTAACGCAGATCGGCGGTGATCGTGTCGATGCGATATATGTCGCCGATCCGACGATCTGTCCACATCTCCAGGGGGATATCATCAACAACAGGATCCAGATGAACAGGGATTTTATTGCGACTGCCGATCTCTTCGTGGGCCATAACAGCAGTGTCGACAGCCAGTATGTGATCCCGCCGCTGAACGAGTTCATGGAAGCGAACGATTACGGAACGATCAACTGGGTATTCCTCAGCGATCCTAATATGTCATGGAACACACCCGACGATGCCGTACTGCTTGCGGATGAAGTCAAGGGCTGGCTCATTGCTGCCGATCCCGGGAATGAGACTTATTATGAGGGAAACTATGCCGAGTACATCGATTCGATAAACCTGGCTGATCTTTCTGATGAGGAGGCCGGGGCAATCGGCGGGCAGGACGTCATTGTGATGATCTGGCAGAAGAAACCCGCTGAACAGTGGCTGGGATTAAACATCGTGGACTTCTACGCCCCTGACTTTTACATGAACGGCAATTATACAGCTGCAAAGCTTGTCGACAGGATCCAGGCGGACCCTGAGAAATACGCGAATGTGAAGTATGTTATCGAGAACATGCAGTCCGGAGAGCTTGCCAAGGGTGTCGAAGAGGCCCTGAATGATCTCGGAATCGATGCGGAGAGGGTTATCTTTACCAATTTCCCTAAGTCTCTCGACGGTGTGGACACCATTCCCGATGTTCTTGAATACAACAAAGGGCTCGTAATGCCTGGAGGTGCCATAGAAGGATCGGTGGATGCTGAAGAGGAGAAGGTAACCGGTAAAACAGGTGCCGCAACCGGCACGTCGACAGTTGCAAAGACTGCATCGACAACTTCGGCGCCGACACAGGCTTCCCCGTTGTCACCTGTTCTGGTGATATCCGGGCTCCTGTGCGGTTTGATCTTCTTCTTCAAAAAATAA
- a CDS encoding metal ABC transporter permease, with protein sequence MLEFIISNNIVCHAVEAMLFASISCSILGVIVTQFNVSSIGFTMAHAAFAGAAIGMFAGINATLAAVVAGVFVAILLGPVAEYSRMSTDSILGVFFGMTMAIAVFFIAYMQYLGKGMSASALLFGDVISLYREEIYALAIISVISIVFVYLFYKEISAIIFDMKIAEAAGICVKPLYFVILFMIALAVSLSLNIVGGLLLFVWLVTPAAAAYQFCSSLKSMFILAPVIAGTVSVVGALIGLAYSVPVAPLTAIMITLVFVISMFVSPKRKISYSKGY encoded by the coding sequence GTGCTTGAATTTATCATATCAAACAACATCGTCTGCCACGCTGTAGAGGCCATGCTGTTCGCATCAATTTCGTGCAGCATACTTGGTGTCATCGTTACACAGTTCAATGTTTCATCCATAGGATTTACAATGGCGCATGCGGCATTTGCCGGCGCCGCAATCGGGATGTTTGCAGGAATAAATGCAACGCTTGCCGCTGTTGTTGCAGGCGTTTTTGTTGCGATCCTTCTCGGACCCGTAGCTGAATATTCGAGGATGTCCACTGATTCGATTCTCGGGGTTTTCTTCGGTATGACCATGGCGATCGCGGTCTTCTTCATCGCGTATATGCAGTATCTCGGGAAGGGAATGAGCGCGAGCGCACTTCTCTTCGGCGATGTCATCTCCCTTTACCGCGAGGAGATCTATGCACTTGCGATAATATCCGTAATCTCGATAGTTTTCGTCTATCTCTTCTACAAGGAGATATCCGCGATCATATTCGATATGAAGATCGCCGAAGCCGCCGGGATTTGTGTTAAACCGCTATATTTTGTCATCTTGTTTATGATCGCGCTCGCGGTCTCGCTGAGCCTGAATATAGTCGGCGGCCTTCTGCTCTTTGTCTGGCTGGTAACCCCTGCAGCTGCGGCCTATCAGTTCTGCAGCAGCCTGAAATCCATGTTCATACTTGCTCCGGTAATTGCCGGCACGGTGAGCGTTGTGGGTGCATTAATAGGCCTGGCTTATTCGGTTCCTGTTGCGCCTTTAACGGCGATTATGATTACATTGGTATTCGTAATTTCGATGTTCGTATCCCCAAAGAGAAAAATTTCATACAGTAAAGGATATTAA
- a CDS encoding metal ABC transporter ATP-binding protein: MNAKTSGEPAICLKNIYTAYEGAEYPVIKDVSIEIRHGEFAIIGGPNGAGKTTLLETINGMLKITHGEAKVLDMDVGSCGRDVRKRVGYVIQNFSFDPMTPFSAEEVVLMGRYGLIGPLKKPSGEDLEKASDAMKLLGITDIAKNPIGKLSGGQQQKVLIAQCIVKEPDILLLDEPFSNLDLLTREYVSGVLGDLAKKGCTIVIVSHAFDALPDTGIRIIAMNDGKIALDETCDPCEVEGKIRSVSGGFPGA; encoded by the coding sequence ATGAATGCTAAAACTTCCGGCGAACCTGCAATCTGCCTGAAGAATATCTATACGGCCTACGAAGGCGCAGAATATCCTGTAATAAAGGATGTCTCTATAGAGATCAGGCACGGTGAGTTCGCTATAATCGGGGGTCCCAATGGGGCGGGGAAGACGACTCTTCTCGAAACGATCAACGGGATGCTGAAGATCACGCATGGCGAAGCGAAGGTGCTCGATATGGATGTCGGTTCCTGCGGCAGGGATGTCCGAAAAAGGGTCGGCTACGTAATCCAGAACTTTTCATTCGATCCCATGACCCCTTTTTCTGCGGAAGAGGTAGTCCTCATGGGAAGATATGGTCTTATCGGCCCCCTTAAAAAACCGTCAGGAGAGGATCTCGAAAAGGCTTCGGACGCGATGAAGCTTCTCGGGATTACGGATATCGCAAAAAATCCCATAGGAAAACTCAGCGGTGGCCAGCAGCAGAAGGTCCTGATCGCCCAGTGCATTGTGAAGGAACCTGATATACTTCTTCTCGATGAACCGTTCAGCAATCTCGATCTTTTGACGAGGGAATATGTAAGCGGTGTTCTCGGAGATCTTGCGAAGAAAGGATGTACGATCGTAATCGTATCACATGCCTTTGACGCCCTGCCCGATACCGGTATCCGGATCATTGCGATGAACGACGGTAAGATCGCCCTTGACGAGACCTGTGATCCCTGTGAAGTGGAGGGCAAAATACGTTCGGTTTCAGGAGGATTCCCGGGTGCTTGA
- a CDS encoding formylmethanofuran dehydrogenase subunit E family protein — protein MKWHEHCRYMELEREYSVRDLALFHGHLGPYIVLGYRIGRYASEYFGNNPFEMKAKVYCSGTTPQSCLADGVQLGSGCTIGKRNIELEISDDLKCEFESGEKKIILIPKRFEIPKSSDEDYELIIEEFAEKMYGLEDSELFEVSGI, from the coding sequence ATGAAATGGCATGAACATTGCAGGTATATGGAACTGGAAAGGGAGTACTCTGTCAGGGACCTCGCCCTCTTCCACGGCCACCTCGGCCCTTACATCGTTCTCGGTTACAGGATAGGACGATATGCATCTGAATATTTCGGTAATAATCCATTTGAGATGAAGGCAAAGGTTTACTGTTCAGGGACGACTCCCCAGAGCTGCCTTGCGGACGGCGTTCAGCTCGGAAGCGGCTGTACAATCGGCAAGAGAAACATTGAACTGGAGATCTCGGACGACCTGAAATGCGAGTTCGAATCGGGCGAAAAGAAGATTATCCTGATCCCCAAAAGATTTGAGATTCCAAAGTCTTCCGACGAAGATTATGAGTTGATCATCGAAGAGTTCGCCGAGAAGATGTACGGTCTCGAAGATTCCGAACTGTTCGAAGTCTCCGGGATCTGA
- a CDS encoding class I SAM-dependent methyltransferase → MEKAEEHFNNTAKNYENLIEKIVSDHKAFFNQAVSLVPDNGGDILELGSGTGYLTEKIIERNPGASVTCIDMTPEMIDVAMAKQNLEGVEFILGDFREKWPDKKFDMIISTLCFHHLPDIDREYIIGKIRDSLKDNGIFINGDVFKAGDPTLDDMLNDRWEKAMIKNGLSTEQTSGMIDKRKAAAKYIDTPEGFKEKLLKAGFEKVFCFYSYDIYGVFAAFK, encoded by the coding sequence ATGGAGAAAGCGGAAGAGCACTTCAACAATACAGCGAAAAATTATGAAAATCTGATAGAAAAGATAGTAAGCGATCATAAAGCATTTTTTAATCAGGCCGTAAGCCTCGTTCCGGATAACGGAGGAGATATTCTCGAACTTGGCAGCGGAACCGGATATCTCACCGAAAAGATCATCGAAAGAAATCCCGGTGCATCCGTTACCTGCATCGACATGACACCCGAGATGATCGATGTGGCGATGGCGAAACAAAATCTCGAAGGTGTTGAATTTATTTTAGGCGACTTCAGGGAGAAATGGCCTGATAAAAAATTCGACATGATCATATCAACGCTCTGCTTCCATCACCTGCCCGACATCGACAGGGAATATATTATCGGAAAGATCCGAGATTCCTTAAAGGACAACGGTATCTTCATCAACGGCGACGTGTTCAAAGCCGGCGATCCAACCCTTGATGATATGCTGAATGACAGATGGGAAAAGGCCATGATCAAAAACGGTCTTTCCACGGAACAAACATCAGGAATGATCGATAAGAGAAAGGCGGCCGCGAAATATATCGATACCCCGGAAGGGTTTAAAGAGAAATTGCTTAAGGCCGGATTTGAAAAGGTATTCTGCTTCTATTCATATGATATCTACGGGGTATTTGCAGCCTTTAAATAG